From a region of the Syngnathus scovelli strain Florida chromosome 19, RoL_Ssco_1.2, whole genome shotgun sequence genome:
- the prdm1b gene encoding PR domain zinc finger protein 1 isoform X2, which produces MAGLNIYNNGQLQNFLDGYDVHRSNWMRYVNPARFLSEQNLVACQNGRDIYFYTIRPVEPKQELLVWYSQEFAQRLCSQQENNKHKTMNVADEQENTKQPIWPEEKTKEEVKEERHDEEVDVEMLGRDTPPDTPDEQIMDFSKKIEKQEKMDRDQEEFIPSPQPEQIHRVNPPYLPDHLSALSSDQRNLPLHLHGLYGHREGLVSSHPLYPQSRPLQPPYQLLPPFTSHYPRLLLPSYSPPFPGMLPSRGSLQYGSYLGTDGIPYPPLSTPNLLTMSMPYSSSPQGGLKELTPNVSPPRGAPATPDLSPVPKPTSQFPSPGHTSSSYEEAVNLTVDITKGNSGSRNRPGHKSLPYPLTKQNGKIKYECNICAKTFGQLSNLKVHLRVHSGERPFQCNLCKKSFTQLAHLQKHHLVHTGEKPHECQVCQKRFSSTSNLKTHLRLHSGEKPYQCKLCNTKFTQYIHLKLHRRLHSSRDRPYHCQMCSQAFFHHFSLRIHQRSCCPANSGSPVNVHMKEMLERFDASQESDSLTETASASQVEEAVERWLARTLEGEGKEDQKEATFLLKALTLAVNAPVGQSAAPVSQHSSLAAYQERASVVHLHKSSTVKVEGQ; this is translated from the exons ATGGCAGGCTTGAAT ATTTATAACAATGGGCAACTTCAGAACTTCCTCGATGGCTACGACGTCCACAGGAGCAACTGGATGCGTTACGTCAACCCGGCAAGATTTCTGAGCGAGCAGAACCTGGTGGCTTGCCAGAACGGTCGAGACATCTACTTCTACACCATTCGGCCGGTGGAACCTAAACAGGAGCTGCTCGTGTGGTACAGCCAAGAGTTTGCCCAGAGGTTATGCAGTCAGCAGGAGAATAACAAACACA AAACCATGAATGTTGCCGACGAGCAAGAAAACACCAAACAGCCAATATGGCCCGAGGAGAAGACAAAGGAAGAAGTGAAAGAGGAGAGACATGATGAAGAAGTGGATGTGGAGATGTTGGGGAGAGACACTCCTCCAGATACTCCTGATGAGCAAATCATGGATTTCAGCAAAAAGATTGAGAAACAGGAAAAGATGGACCGGGACCAGGAGGAGTTCATTCCATCCCCTCAGCCTGAACAAATCCACAGAGTGAATCCTCCTTACTTACCCGATCACCTCTCTGCACTATCATCTGACCAACGAAATTTACCCCTTCACCTCCACGGCCTTTACGGCCACAGGGAAGGCCTGGTGTCTTCTCACCCTCTTTACCCTCAATCCAGACCCCTCCAGCCGCCCTACCAGCTCCTTCCTCCCTTCACCTCACACTatcctcgccttctcctccctTCATACTCCCCTCCGTTCCCCGGGATGCTCCCTTCTAGAGGGTCCCTCCAGTATGGTAGCTATCTCGGCACGGATGGTATCCCATACCCTCCCCTCAGCACCCCTAATCTTCTCACAATGTCCATGCCATACTCTTCATCCCCACAAGGCGGTTTGAAAGAGCTAACCCCTAACGTCTCCCCACCGAGAGGCGCCCCGGCGACCCCTGACCTCTCTCCTGTTCCCAAGCCGACAAGCCAATTTCCCTCACCTGGACATACTTCCTCTAGTTACGAGGAAGCAGTGAACCTAACGGTGGACATTACCAAAGGCAACTCGGGGTCACGCAATCGTCCCGGGCACAAATCCTTGCCCTATCCTCTGACGAAACAGAATGGGAAGATCAAGTATGAATGTAATATCTGCGCAAAGACTTTCGGACAGCTGTCGAATCTCAAG GTCCACCTCCGAGTACACAGCGGCGAGAGACCTTTCCAGTGCAACTTGTGTAAAAAGAGTTTCACTCAACTGGCTCATCTACAGAAGCACCATCTCGTCCATACAGGAGAGAAGCCGCATGAGTGCCAG GTGTGTCAAAAGCGTTTCAGTAGCACCAGCAACTTGAAAACTCACCTTCGACTTCATTCTGGGGAAAAACCTTACCAATGCAAACTGTGCAACACCAAATTCACTCAATACATCCACCTCAAGCTCCATCGTCGTCTCCACAGCAGTCGTGATCGACCTTACCACTGCCAGATGTGTTCCCAGGCCTTCTTCCACCATTTCTCCCTTCGCATCCACCAACGCAGCTGCTGCCCGGCCAACTCGGGTTCACCCGTCAACGTCCACATGAAAGAAATGCTCGAACGCTTTGACGCTAGCCAAGAATCCGACTCCCTCACGGAAACGGCGTCGGCGTCACAGGTGGAGGAGGCTGTGGAGAGATGGTTAGCTCGTACCTTGGAAGGTGAGGGTAAGGAGGACCAGAAAGAAGCCACCTTTCTTCTGAAAGCTCTAACTCTGGCTGTTAACGCACCTGTCGGCCAATCAGCAGCCCCGGTTTCCCAGCACAGTTCTCTGGCGGCCTATCAGGAAAGAGCTAGCGTCGTCCATCTTCACAAAAGTTCGACGGTCAAGGTGGAGGGTCAGTGA